The genomic region CCGCGGCGGGCATCCCGGCCCGGCTGGCGCTGCCCGAGGGCCCGCTGCCCGAACCGGCGGAGGCGGAGCTGGTCCGGCTGCGCGCGGAACTGGCCGCGGTGCTGGCCGGGCCGCCGGTCGCGGAGTGCGTGATCACCGTGCGCGCCAACGGTTCGCTGGCGGTGACCGGATGATCCCGGTCCGCTACCTGCGGGTGCTGGTGATCGCGGTGCACGTCATCCTGCTCTCCATCGGACCGCTGTTCGTCACCTTCGGCGCCCGGCACGAACCGCCGCAGGGCGCGGGCACCGGCCTGCTCTTCGGCGCGGCGATCCTGGCCCTGCAACTGCGGCACAGCCTGGCCGTGATGCGCGGGGAGACGCCCAAGCACGGGAAGTGGACCTTCGCGCTGCTGGTGGCGCTGGTCGCGGTGCCGCAGCTGTGGTTCACCTGGACCTGGGGGCTCAACGTGAACCAGGCGGTGGCCGCCTCCGCGCTGATGGTGCTGCGCAGGCGGGCCGCGCTGGCCTGGTTCGCGCTCGTGGTGCTGGGCGGGCTCGGCTGGTGGGTCTACTACGCGCTCAGCGCCGGCAAGCCGCTGGCGCTGTTCCAGTCGGTGCAGGGGGTGGCCACCGCGGTCGGCTTCTCGCTCACCCTCTACGGCGGCGCCAGGGTGGTGCGGATCATGGACGAGCTGGCCGCCAACCGCCGCGAGCTGGCCGAGCTGGCGGTCAACCGGGAGCGGCTGCGCATCTCCCGCGACCTGCACGACCTGTTGGGGCAGAGCCTGTCCGCGTTCTCGCTCAAGGGCGACCTGGCGCTGCGCCTGCTCACCACCGACCCGCCGGCCGCGCGGGCCGAGGTGGCCGGGATGGCGGAGGTGGCCGGTTCCGCGTTGCGCAGCCTGCGCGAGATCAGCCGGGGCGAGCACACGCCGAGCTTCGCCGGGGAGCTGGCCGCGGCCGAGTCGCTGTTGCGCGCGGCGGACATCCGGCCGCGGATCGACGTGCTGGCACCGGCCGCGCACGAGGAGGTGCTGGCCTGGACCCTGCGCGAGGCGGTCACCAACCTGGTGCGGCACAGCCACGCCAGTACCGCGACCATCACCGTCCGCCCCGGCCGCCTTGAGGTGGTCAACGACGGCGCGGACTCCCCCGGCCCGGACGGCAACGGCCTCACCGGCCTGCGCCAGCGCGCCCGCGCCCATGGCGGACGGTTGCGCACGGAGTGCCGGGACGGCGAGTACCGGCTCGTGCTCGAACTACCCGTGGAGGCCCCGTGATCCGCATCCTGATCGCCGAGGACATGCACCTGATCCGGGGCGCACTCACCGCGCTGCTGACCATGGAGGCCG from Crossiella sp. CA-258035 harbors:
- a CDS encoding histidine kinase, translated to MIPVRYLRVLVIAVHVILLSIGPLFVTFGARHEPPQGAGTGLLFGAAILALQLRHSLAVMRGETPKHGKWTFALLVALVAVPQLWFTWTWGLNVNQAVAASALMVLRRRAALAWFALVVLGGLGWWVYYALSAGKPLALFQSVQGVATAVGFSLTLYGGARVVRIMDELAANRRELAELAVNRERLRISRDLHDLLGQSLSAFSLKGDLALRLLTTDPPAARAEVAGMAEVAGSALRSLREISRGEHTPSFAGELAAAESLLRAADIRPRIDVLAPAAHEEVLAWTLREAVTNLVRHSHASTATITVRPGRLEVVNDGADSPGPDGNGLTGLRQRARAHGGRLRTECRDGEYRLVLELPVEAP